One window of Cohnella hashimotonis genomic DNA carries:
- a CDS encoding VOC family protein, with protein MTRSIHPDTDLGTVHLKVAELDRSIRFYEEIIGLQLISREGETARLGAGGPAALLQLEQLSEGAVPAPRRRTGLYHFAILVPTREALGLAVRNFLQRRVPIGQGDHLVSEAIYLNDPDDNGIEVYADRPRENWTYTPQGEVAMATDPVDIEGLLALAGDKPWTGLPAGTVMGHVHLHVRDLQEAKRFYVDMLGFDIAANYGGQALFVSAGGYHHHVGLNTWAGVGAPPPPANAPGLIFFTVRLPDTAELARILTAVGEQGIPSEQFEDGYLVADPSSNRVLLTVRA; from the coding sequence ATGACGCGTTCCATCCATCCCGATACGGACCTCGGTACCGTGCATTTAAAGGTGGCCGAACTTGATCGATCCATCCGGTTCTATGAAGAGATCATCGGCCTCCAGCTGATCTCACGCGAGGGCGAGACGGCTCGACTGGGCGCAGGCGGGCCAGCCGCGCTGCTCCAGCTTGAACAGTTGTCCGAAGGCGCGGTTCCGGCGCCTCGCAGGCGCACGGGCCTCTACCACTTCGCGATCCTCGTGCCGACGCGGGAGGCACTCGGACTTGCGGTGCGCAACTTCCTCCAACGCCGGGTCCCGATCGGGCAAGGGGATCACCTCGTCAGCGAGGCGATCTACCTGAACGATCCGGACGACAACGGCATCGAAGTATACGCCGACCGTCCGCGGGAAAACTGGACTTATACCCCGCAAGGCGAAGTCGCGATGGCGACGGATCCGGTCGATATCGAGGGTTTGCTTGCCCTGGCCGGCGACAAGCCATGGACGGGACTGCCCGCCGGTACCGTGATGGGGCATGTGCATCTGCATGTGAGGGATCTTCAGGAGGCCAAGCGATTTTATGTCGATATGCTCGGCTTCGATATTGCGGCCAACTACGGCGGCCAGGCTTTGTTCGTATCCGCAGGCGGCTATCATCACCATGTCGGCCTGAATACATGGGCGGGCGTGGGCGCACCGCCGCCTCCCGCGAACGCGCCAGGGCTGATCTTCTTCACGGTCCGGCTGCCGGACACCGCAGAGCTCGCGCGCATCCTGACTGCGGTTGGCGAGCAGGGCATCCCGTCGGAGCAGTTCGAGGACGGCTACCTCGTCGCCGATCCTTCGTCGAATCGCGTGCTGCTGACGGTGCGCGCCTAA